One Pichia kudriavzevii chromosome 3, complete sequence genomic window carries:
- a CDS encoding uncharacterized protein (PKUD0C06685), whose amino-acid sequence MTRKVALILKDHTPPETYCKHEQKDSESKIPSPKPLDFHNRPPVHHHKHSHGHRDADEGSGNDHENALDKKLHLPASLPMSHHHSMMCTIPARDSDNGTVFNHKYMRDHTFVPDHDTEGYRRTSLDDTDTPNHQRKGSVPMIGSLVYYKRKSRDAEDGNGPLYSNTEDIKDTSNNPDTTTTSTTTTNNTITTTTNTTVTNTSDNINNYIFHPMGHVSSEVLLDSDVCTDAEIETEIETDTDTDTDSIVLSRSVNSYHRRPSPGNLRRHFSTPTVTQAFARSQYDEFGMINSRIRSQLNPKTKKMNKFLHDQTLKNHLVTSNYHIPGFDPDPTPPTPSINTSPQDSISQSNSTDSNNNNGHRRHSRRLTCAMIFTSPKVVEL is encoded by the coding sequence ATGACACGGAAAGTGgctttgattttgaaagacCATACTCCACCAGAGACATATTGCAAACACGAGCAGAAGGACTCGGAAAGCAAGATCCCTTCACCAAAACCGTTGGATTTTCACAACAGGCCACCGGTGCATCACCACAAGCATAGTCATGGACATCGAGATGCAGATGAAGGTAGCGGTAATGATCATGAAAATGCATTGGACAAGAAGTTGCATTTACCTGCAAGTTTGCCAATGTCTCACCACCACAGCATGATGTGCACCATACCGGCAAGAGACAGTGACAATGGTACTGTCTTTAACCACAAATACATGCGTGACCACACGTTTGTCCCTGACCACGACACAGAAGGATATAGGAGAACTTCCTTGGACGACACAGACACCCCGAACCATCAGAGAAAGGGTTCTGTTCCAATGATTGGCTCCTTGGTTTACTATAAGAGGAAATCCAGAGACGCCGAGGATGGAAATGGTCCTCTTTACTCCAACACAGAAGACATCAAAGATACCAGCAATAATCCCGACACTACAACAACATCGACTACTACTACGAATAATACAAttactactactactaaTACCACTGTTACCAACACTAGTgataatatcaacaactACATTTTCCACCCAATGGGCCATGTCAGCTCAGAGGTTCTCTTGGATTCCGACGTTTGTACTGATGCAGAGATTGAAacagaaattgaaacagaCACCGACACCGACACCGACAGCATTGTCCTCTCCCGAAGTGTCAATAGTTATCATCGCCGCCCTTCTCCAGGAAACCTGAGAAGACACTTCTCCACTCCTACTGTCACCCAGGCCTTTGCACGCTCCCAGTACGACGAGTTTGGCATGATCAACTCCAGAATCAGATCCCAGCTCAACccaaagacaaagaaaatgaacaagTTTCTCCACGACCAGACCCTCAAGAACCACCTGGTCACCTCAAACTACCACATTCCCGGATTCGACCCCGACCCAACCCCGCCAACGCCCTCTATAAACACGTCTCCCCAAGACTCTATATCCCAGTCCAACAGTACGGACtccaacaataacaatggGCACAGGCGCCATAGTAGAAGATTAACATGTGCTATGATTTTCACCAGCCCAAAAGTGGTGGAACtttaa